The sequence below is a genomic window from Gadus morhua chromosome 12, gadMor3.0, whole genome shotgun sequence.
tgtgtgtgtgtgtgtgtgtgtgtgtgtgtgtgtgtgtgtgtgtgtgtgtgtgtgtgtgtgtgtgtgtgtgtgtgtgtgtgtgtgtgtgagatcggAAGGAATGCTTCTGGGTGAATCAGCTCGCCGGGCAGGAGGAACGGAGCGGCCCAATCTCGGGGTGATTTAGTGTTCTCTTGGAAGAACCAAatgggctctcctcctcctcctccactctgaaCTACTTGATTCAGCCGGTTTATTTCTCGGGCCTGACCCTTCTTGGTTTGTTTTTATGGCGGCTGTTCATCAGCTGCATCTCTTCCTGgcctcactcgctctctctctctctctctcccgcttgcTCGcccttttattctctctctctatcgctcactccttttcgctcgctctctcttttagtcactctttctctgtttgcttctctctctctctctctctctctctctctctctgtctctgtctctgtctctgtctctctctctctctgtctctgtctctctctctgtctctctctctctctctctgtctctctctctgtctctctctctctctctgtcactctctctctctctctctctctctctctctctctctctctctctctctctcactccgtctctctgtctcactctctctctctctctctctctctctctctctctctctctctctctctctctctctctctggcgtcATGGCGACAGAACGCAGAGACAAACGGCACCGGGAGCAGCCATCCCAAAGCGCCTTCATTACCGTCTCACTTTTTACTTGTTTCACCCTTTAGCCCGCCGGTCACTCGTTACCCGAAGATAACGAGGACTAGGGTCTGTTTCCCCTGCTCTTTGATTGGTCCCTGATCACCTGACTAAAGCCGTACCCCATCCTTTGATATCCTCCATTAGGCAGCCTCAGATGAGCTTGGGAAGCACGGAGGGCACCTCGGCGCGTCCACATGCAAGCCTTTCTGGGCCAAGATAATCACAAAACAGCGTTTCACGATTATTCCTCCGAACCCTCGGATCAAAGGAATGAGAGGAAGAATTCTAAATAGTATGCAGAGCAAAAATACGTTTATTTAGTTTGAATGTagagttttagtttttttttaagataataAACCGACTCGTCTGCATTAAGACCTGCGTACTGTCCCGTACGACCAACCGCTTTAAGTTTAACGCAATCTAATGTACCCAGCATGCATTGggaggggcttgggggggggggaggtgagtgAAGGGGGTGGATGAGACAGGGGAGCGAGGATGCCATCCATCCCCGGCCCCCTCCCTCAGTCCGGGCCCCGTCTTGAGAGTGAGGCCCCCAGACTCCGTGACCTGGGTCTGCTGCAGTTTGGGTTCACCTTGTTTTAATAAACAcctcgacgcacacacacaggggcccccagctctctaaccccccccccccctcccccccgcatCCCCAACAAAAAGAGCTGCCCGAATGAATCACGCAGCTACATAAACCCTGAGCTCTTtgaccgcgtgtgtgtgtgtgtgtgtgtgtgcatgtttgtgtgtgcgtgcatatttttgtttttttgtgcgcgtgcgtgagtgcgaTCGTGCGTGCattttttcgtgtgtgtgcgtgctaccTCTGCGTGCCtctctgcgtgtgtgcctgcctgttcATATAAACAGACGTCTAATATGCACCGAGGGCATAGCAGctctaataaatacatattccaGTCCTGGAACCAAACattcaccccccccacacacacacacacaccggggtgTATCGCAGGTGCATCTCCGGCCCGCCATCTTGCGGGCCCTGTGGCTGGCAGGGACCCCCGGTCCCGGGCCCCCGGTCCAGATTTACGACCCTGACACAGGATCCCATTAAAGGCTGTTTAGGGATCCCAGGCCGGGGCCCTCTGAAATGTCTTTCATTACGGAGccactgaggagagagagggagggagaggggggggagggagagagagagagagggggggagagaggggggagagggagagggggggagagagagagaggggggagggagggggggagagagagagaggggggagggagggggggagagagagagaggggggagggaggggggggagagagagagagggagaggggagagggggggagagagagagagagagagagagagagagagagagagagagagagagagagagagaggagagagagagagagagagagagagagagagagagagagagagagagagagagagagagagagagagagagagagagagagagagagagagagagatgggagcgGGGGCGAGCCGGCCAATCAGCGGTGGCCCcacatgtgttgttgtttagcGCAGCTCTGCTGAGAGGCCTTAAGTGTCCGCAGCACAAGTTTCTCCTTCGGTGACTTTTATGGACCGAACGGCACTTTAActcttggtgttttttttgtgatggagGATATGTGCATGGGAGTGGtggtctgaatgtgtgtgtgtgtgtgtgtgtgtgtgtgtgtgtgcgtgtgcgtgtgtgtgtgcgtgtgcgtcacaTACCTACCTGGCTGGAGCTCATGTCTCCTAATCGAGAAAGAATTCGTTCACCCACCATGGACTCTCTCACCTGtctttgtcattgtgtgtgtctctcatttctatctctccttcctctatttttctctctctctccttctccctcccaccTTCTCTCGTCCCCTTGTTCTTAATTTCCTTCTGGACTCCTGTCACTCCGATGGCTGTCCAGTGTTCACCTGCTTTTCTAATCTGgccatcacgcacacacacagacccagccAACCTGAGACACAACAAGAGGAAACAACGTTAGCCGCAGCCACGAGGGGCGGTCTCTGCGTTGGTTGCTTCAAGTTAGCTCAGCTAGCCTCCGCGGCTAGCGATCCTCCCACCCAGAGACCCGTAGGCCTGCTGGCCTGTAGCTCTGCCCCGTCTCTGCTCTGACGGTGGGCAGACcacaggaggagagagcgggGCTCCACGGGGTAGCGGGCCGTGACGGACGCGGGCCCAGCGAGCCGATGCAGATACCCGCTCAGAGAGCAGCGGGTTTGTTAGCCGAGCGAGAGGTTGGGTTAGTTGGACTCCGAGGCAGACATGAGAGGAGAGGTTGAGCACATTTCAGACGGTGCAAAAAACAAAAGGCGCTGGGGGTGggtacaaatgtacacacacaaatgcgcacacgCAGCAAAACAAGTGTGTAGTTTGTGGAAGGCATGTTAATAAGCGGCCTGGGGCAGATCTGGTCTCCTGGGGGATAGGGTCTGCAGGGAGGGGTTCTCCACTCtgtaaacctctctctctctctctcgctctctctctctctctctctctctctctctctctccctctctctctctctctctctctctctctctctctctctctctctctctctctctctctctctcttcctccctctctctctctctctctctctccccccccccccattaaatGTGATACAGGTGGCTTATTAAAAACCGTGCGGTGCTCACATTCAGTATCGAACACACTGACAAAAAAGTCGTATTGCgagtattatggtctgtgatGCAGCGACTATACAGCGACTGTGATAGTTACTTACCTACTGTTTTGATAGTTATTTACCCATTCAAacgcagacaaacagacagacagacagacacacaatcacacagacacacacacacagacacacagagtcgTTCAGAATCCTCCCCTCAGGTGAGTTCACCTGTCGGCCCCCCATGCTCAcctgtccacccccccccccccccccccccccccccccctgtgtgtcctgcagcagcagcagaacctgTCGCGGCCGATGCTGAGCATGGGCCTCCAGGACATGGGCTTCAGCTTCGACGACGATGAGCTGGACACCACCAGCAAGTACGGgccttcacttcctgtttcctgttttgtttgGATTCGTGTCGGGTGTTCTCATATACTCATGATgacacattgttgttgttttattatgtatattatgtttatattatttatagattcatcgtggcatgcagaaaaaaaaaagagcatgtTTTAGGATTGTTTGCATTTTCAATCTATTTCCACTTTTTTGCCAGCGTCTCTTTACTCGAGGTAACACTGCCCCCAAGTGGTCAGTTTAATAACTGCCTCTGTGTAATACAATAGATATCCATGCCGTTGTCCCACCAAGCCCTCAATACAATGATGCAGTCTGCTTAACCGCTCCTaaccactcacccacccactcacccacccactcacccactcacccactcactcacccccaCGCACCCGTTTTGCAGGCTCTCGTCAGAGGACAGTGGTGAGATGGGCTCCCTCATGGAGGACAGTGATGACTCGTACTCCCTAGAGCTGGGGGACATGGAGCCAGCGCCTGGGGGCCGCATGACCCTACTGGAGGAGATCATGGACTCGCTGAGCTCCAGCAAGGTGATGGACCAGGGCCGTCTCAGCGCCGCCAAGAGCCTGGACTTCCTCCGGTCCACCGAGGACGTGGGCTACGCTGGTCCAGTACGTACTACGGGGAccgccttgggggggggggtctggtacgCACACCACTAGAGGTCCAGCgccggggggaaggggggggggggggtgacgttCAGAGTGGGTCCACGTCCACGTCATTGTCCCAGTAGGTGGCGGCAGTTAGCTGACTCGTCGGAACTAGCAACCaagaggttgctagttcgatcccccgggctcctcctagctgagtccATGAGCGAGAtgcttaaccctaactgctcagggacgcctcgacactctgctgggaggagccggggatcgaactagcaaccgggtggttgctagttcgatcaccggctcctcccagcggagtgtcgaggtgtccctgagcaaggcacctcaccccgattgctcccgacgagccggctgtcgccttgtgcggtcgactccgccgtcggtgtgtgaacgtgtgcatgaacGGTTCGGACgagagcgtctgctaaatgccctaaatgtaaaggtaAAACGTAAATTAAATGGGCAGTGTTAACAGATTGACATCAGAGTTGACATgttgattgatttgattgattgatttgattgattggttgattgatgcTTCGTCTCTCCTCACAGAACATGTCTTCAGCTCCTTCTGACCCCAaagcgggcggcggcggcggcggcggcggcgtctccgTCTCCGGGGGCGACGGCGGGGGGGCGGACGCGGGGGCGTGGCACCTGGGCCAGGACGACAGCGTCCTGCACGGGAAgcacctgcccccctccccccgccgccacccCAACAAGAGCAGCCTGCGGGGCCTCAACCGGCGGCCCCccgtggccccgcccacccggCCCGTCACCATGATGTTCCCGGGCGTCGCGGCCGCCCCCCCGGGGAGCCCCGCCGCCACGCCGCCCACCCCGCGGTTCAACCCGTCCCGAGTCCGCCCCGGGGGTccgcccccccccatcccgacCAAGACCCCCGTGTCGCCCCAGCCCCCCACGCGGAACCCGGGGTCCCGGCCGGACCCGGAGGCCCCGAGGACGACCCCCCTGAAGCAGGGgaccgggggccggggggccggcccGGGCGAGGCTCTGGTCCCCTGGGAGAGGGAGCCAGGCGAGCGGGGGGCTGCGGAGGCCCGGGGCCCGGTGGGCGGGGTCCGGGGGGAGGAGCCCCGGGAGGAACGCGGGCTCCTGGAGGCGATAGATTCCACCCTGAAGAACAGCCCCCAGCTGCCCCGGCTCCAGCTCAGCCGCGGTACAAACAACCTCGCCGGCGCCCAGCGCGAGCGCAGCAAGTTCTGAGagggtcgccccccccccccctccccccctctgtgtaAAGTCCCAGCGTTTCTACGGCTACGGCGACTGCTACTAACCGCGGCCATGTAACGGCCATCTTAAAAGACGATCCATACTAACCATCCTAACCCGGACGTTATCAAAGGTACCTCATGTTTCAGGTTTGAATATGCATTGCGTAGATATACTGTAGGATTTAAGAAGGGACGCCCACCTCGACAGCACGTCTGTGGAGCCAGTATttaacccctcaccccccccccaatgtgTCCCCGACATTTCACCAGACTTTGCACTCGTAGATCAGGGAGGTACGACAGGTCAACGACGCGCGGTACTGACGTTTAGGCTACAAACGACGTCTGGGTTGTTAACGTAACCGTGGTTTACCGAGAAGGGCTCCCCGATCTAATGTTTGAAGGTCTGTCGATCATTACCGGATAAAGTTATCGACGCGAGAGACACAAGAGTCCGTCACAGATTGTTTAGAAGCGGCCTCTCTTCTGCCACCAGTAGTTCACACTGTGTCCCGCTGGGAAACCAAGCCTTATACCGCGCTGTGAATCGTCTGACGCTGTGTCTCACTACTCTTTAACGGGTACCGTGTTAACGGAAACGACAGACACGGCCGTCCTTTAACATCGCCTCCTGGGGTTAATAGAGTAGTTTAATATGTAACCAAccttcactggagtctgatatATGCATACACTGAGCTACATTCACAATGGGCTCCGCTCGGTTCTGTTACAGAATACGAACATTCAGTTGCTactttttataaaaatattaaaaaatgcaataacgGCTCACTGTTAAATcacaggagtgcaataggagtATAAAGTCGTTTATACTAATTAATAATCTTCAAATATATCCAACACCAGAGGCCATTTCCCTTCGGCCATTCTGAGGCTGAGGCTCAAACCAAATTAACCTTCATCTCATTCCTCTCTGTTCAGACCCCAACAGGTCAGAGATTTCATCTGTTTAGagtgtatccccccccccccccccacccacccaccctcacgGGGGGCAGAAGGTGGGGGTAAAGGGTTGGGGGTTCTTTCGCGGCTTTCTCCAGATTATGTTCCGGTCGTAATCCGATGCGGAGCGTGGCGATTGCACTGTAAACCGAGCAATACGTTTGTCGTTTTAAGAGTAGCTGTATGCCCGTAAAAAAGTGAAGCTAAAATGAATTCTCCCATGGAGAGAATGCTGCATTGTGggggattccccccccccccccccccccccccccccccccccctggcccggGCCAGCTCagagcagagggagagcgatGGTGTCTGAATGTGCTTGTGTTGGGATTAGGATGTTTATGGTGAGTTGTTTTTATGATTTACAGCAGACACCCAGCCGCTGTGGGGGCTTTAACaacgcccccaccccctctctctccttctcccattCTGTGTTAACGATTGGCTCATAAAGCCCAGGGCGCACGTCTCGGAGGCCTGCGATTGGTCCATAGAGtttcaaaacaaaaaggaaaaaggaaaagggaGACTTTTAGCCTTTTTTGTCTGCACACTCAAAAGAAACTATGCAACACTGTAAAACCCCCCCGAAAACACAACTTTGTTTTGACGAGGTCACGCCGGGTGTGTTTTATTTGAGTCCCGTCCTCTGAAATAGTAATAAGTCATAGTTCTGCGTTCCCTCGTTGGAGTCACAGAACGGTCCTCTGAGCTGTGTTCAGTGCAAGGTGTCCGGTTGTGTGGTGGTTGATGTGTGAGTGGTTTGGCCCTGGTGTTTGAACCTGTGTACGGTGTGCCTTACATGCAGCCCCGCACACTTCAACCACAATGACG
It includes:
- the LOC115555400 gene encoding DENN domain-containing protein 1B, which produces PPPLCVLQQQQNLSRPMLSMGLQDMGFSFDDDELDTTSKLSSEDSGEMGSLMEDSDDSYSLELGDMEPAPGGRMTLLEEIMDSLSSSKVMDQGRLSAAKSLDFLRSTEDVGYAGPNMSSAPSDPKAGGGGGGGGVSVSGGDGGGADAGAWHLGQDDSVLHGKHLPPSPRRHPNKSSLRGLNRRPPVAPPTRPVTMMFPGVAAAPPGSPAATPPTPRFNPSRVRPGGPPPPIPTKTPVSPQPPTRNPGSRPDPEAPRTTPLKQGTGGRGAGPGEALVPWEREPGERGAAEARGPVGGVRGEEPREERGLLEAIDSTLKNSPQLPRLQLSRGTNNLAGAQRERSKF